In the Oncorhynchus tshawytscha isolate Ot180627B unplaced genomic scaffold, Otsh_v2.0 Un_contig_9124_pilon_pilon, whole genome shotgun sequence genome, one interval contains:
- the LOC112239528 gene encoding protein asteroid homolog 1 isoform X2 — protein MGIQGLTSFIDHCGTFLTDYRFRNSKVVIDGSNIFHFLYFNSSVDQQHGGDFEDQVCKFFKALRDCGIEPYVIIDGGSDPTDKKFETLRKRAESKIDTANKLSKGLQGGRLIPTLARQVFKEVLSSLGVPFAQAIFEADQEIASLAQKWNCPVLSNDNDFYIFDIQAGFLPLSHFQWQNPSVQNYIPCKLYTTTSFCSQVNINRQLLPVFAAIAGNDYVNLNDMGFSIRWTDNSQMEPNRKPRVVFFNKLLKWLASFQEKQEALDNVHVLIGHGENNMDAALQALSRGIETYQIQPGCLERFFNDGEAPDPGLLPDHLRVLPDWTLLPLTNGTLPPYMIYILQRRPVIQGIQVEDHSLPSGNNTSRPIRQVFYGLLLGEGREVEEYDREGKNLTSCKVKAILPSAAQHLQLNMLNQTPYFKRLEVFLETLGVSQSTLNGVPPHLGLPVAVTYYWLRHAHPRPDLPLLQALLLGLVFGELCRQRKSQREEEPMLERMRGLIQRPAMSPDLGVAHVFSQWNRCMRDGLDLNQLLCLPLPEPQCAWLYKGTLVHQLVDQLRGGVTPDSLLMEDPSSVQLYRAMLDAMRPYSTSRKLRPLDNLTAPLQILSLEDEEFDDDDDDDDGVGWTEVPMSHHKRKERFNKALLSYRYRHR, from the exons ATGGGTATCCAGGGTTTGACCAGCTTCATAGATCATTGTGGAACATTTTTAACAGATTATCGTTTCAGAAACAGCAAGGTGGTCATAGATGGCAGTAATATATTCCACTTTCTTTATTTTAACTCAAGTGTGGATCAGCAGCATGGAGGGGATTTTGAGGACCAGGTCTGCAAGTTCTTCAAGGCGCTGAGAGATTGCGGCATTGAACCTTATGTGATTATAGATGGAGGCTCTGACCCCACCGACAAAAAGTTTGAAACTCTCAGAAAACGAGCTGAATCAAAGATCGACACAGCCAACAAGTTGTCCAAGGGGCTTCAAGGGGGCAGGTTAATACCAACCCTTGCCAGACAAGTCTTTAAAGAGGTCCTTTCCAGCTTAGGGGTCCCGTTCGCACAGGCTATTTTTGAGGCAGACCAAGAAATAGCCTCACTGGCTCAAAAGTGGAACTGTCCGGTCCTGTCTAATGACAATgacttttatatttttgacatccAGGCAGGATTTCTTCCCTTGTCCCATTTTCAGTGGCAGAACCCGTCAGTGCAAAATTACATCCCCTGCAAGCTGTACACCACAACAAGCTTCTGCAGTCAAGTCAACATCAACAGACAGCTTCTCCCAGTCTTCGCTGCCATCGCAGGAAACGACTATGTCAACTTGAATGACATGGGCTTTTCCATCAGGTGGACAGACAACTCGCAGATGGAACCCAATCGAAAGCCAA GGGTTGTCTTTTTCAACAAGTTGCTGAAATGGCTGGCCAGTTTCCAGGAGAAGCAGGAGGCCTTGGACAATGTGCACGTCCTCATTGGTCATGGGGAAAACAACATGGATGCTGCCCTCCAGGCCCTCTCTCGGGGCATAGAAACATACCAGATTCAACCCGGTTGCCTGGAGCGTTTCTTCAATGATGGCGAGGCTCCTGATCCCGGCCTTCTCCCAGACCATCTGAGGGTCCTTCCAGACTGGACCCTGCTGCCGTTGACGAACGGGACACTTCCCCCCTACATGATATATATTCTGCAGCGGAGGCCAGTGATACAGGGTATCCAAGTGGAAGATCACAGCTTACCCAGTGGGAACAACACCTCTCGGCCCATACGGCAGGTGTTCTACGGGCTGCTGCTGGGTGAAGGGAGGGAAGTGGAGGAGTATGACAGGGAAGGGAAGAACCTGACCAGCTGCAAGGTTAAAGCCATCCTGCCCAGTGCTGCACAACACCTGCAGCTAAACATGTTGAATCAG ACTCCATATTTTAAGCGGCTTGAGGTATTTTTGGAGACCCTTGGTGTGTCCCAGTCCACTTTGAATGGTGTCCCACCTCATCTGGGACTTCCTGTGGCTGTTACCTACTACTGGCTGAGGCACGCCCATCCCCGACCAGACCTTCCTCTCCTGCAGGCCCTGCTACTAGGACTTGTGTTCGGAGAGCTCTGCAGACAGAGGAAGAGCCAGAGAG AGGAGGAACCAATgttggagaggatgagagggctGATTCAGAGACCTGCTATGAGTCCAGACCTGGGTGTGGCCCACGTCTTTAGCCAATGGAATCGTTGCATGAGGGATGGCCTTGACCTGAATCAActtctgtgtctccctctacctGAGCCTCAGTGTGCCTG GCTGTACAAGGGAACTCTGGTGCACCAGCTTGTGGACCAACTGAGAGGGGGGGTGACCCCAGATTCTCTCCTGATGGAAGACCCTTCCTCTGTGCAGCTGTACAGAGCCATGCTGGACGCCATGCGTCCATACTCAACTTCCAGGAAGCTGAGACCACTGGACAACCTGACGGCCCCTCTGCAGATTTTGTCGCTGGAGGATGAAGaatttgatgatgatgatgatgatgatgatggagtaGGCTGGACTGAAGTCCCAATGTCCCATCACAAGAGGAAGGAAAGATTCAATAAAGCTCTGTTGAGTTATAGATATAGGCACCGCTAA
- the LOC112239528 gene encoding protein asteroid homolog 1 isoform X1, translated as MGIQGLTSFIDHCGTFLTDYRFRNSKVVIDGSNIFHFLYFNSSVDQQHGGDFEDQVCKFFKALRDCGIEPYVIIDGGSDPTDKKFETLRKRAESKIDTANKLSKGLQGGRLIPTLARQVFKEVLSSLGVPFAQAIFEADQEIASLAQKWNCPVLSNDNDFYIFDIQAGFLPLSHFQWQNPSVQNYIPCKLYTTTSFCSQVNINRQLLPVFAAIAGNDYVNLNDMGFSIRWTDNSQMEPNRKPRVVFFNKLLKWLASFQEKQEALDNVHVLIGHGENNMDAALQALSRGIETYQIQPGCLERFFNDGEAPDPGLLPDHLRVLPDWTLLPLTNGTLPPYMIYILQRRPVIQGIQVEDHSLPSGNNTSRPIRQVFYGLLLGEGREVEEYDREGKNLTSCKVKAILPSAAQHLQLNMLNQTPYFKRLEVFLETLGVSQSTLNGVPPHLGLPVAVTYYWLRHAHPRPDLPLLQALLLGLVFGELCRQRKSQRGFIEEEPMLERMRGLIQRPAMSPDLGVAHVFSQWNRCMRDGLDLNQLLCLPLPEPQCAWLYKGTLVHQLVDQLRGGVTPDSLLMEDPSSVQLYRAMLDAMRPYSTSRKLRPLDNLTAPLQILSLEDEEFDDDDDDDDGVGWTEVPMSHHKRKERFNKALLSYRYRHR; from the exons ATGGGTATCCAGGGTTTGACCAGCTTCATAGATCATTGTGGAACATTTTTAACAGATTATCGTTTCAGAAACAGCAAGGTGGTCATAGATGGCAGTAATATATTCCACTTTCTTTATTTTAACTCAAGTGTGGATCAGCAGCATGGAGGGGATTTTGAGGACCAGGTCTGCAAGTTCTTCAAGGCGCTGAGAGATTGCGGCATTGAACCTTATGTGATTATAGATGGAGGCTCTGACCCCACCGACAAAAAGTTTGAAACTCTCAGAAAACGAGCTGAATCAAAGATCGACACAGCCAACAAGTTGTCCAAGGGGCTTCAAGGGGGCAGGTTAATACCAACCCTTGCCAGACAAGTCTTTAAAGAGGTCCTTTCCAGCTTAGGGGTCCCGTTCGCACAGGCTATTTTTGAGGCAGACCAAGAAATAGCCTCACTGGCTCAAAAGTGGAACTGTCCGGTCCTGTCTAATGACAATgacttttatatttttgacatccAGGCAGGATTTCTTCCCTTGTCCCATTTTCAGTGGCAGAACCCGTCAGTGCAAAATTACATCCCCTGCAAGCTGTACACCACAACAAGCTTCTGCAGTCAAGTCAACATCAACAGACAGCTTCTCCCAGTCTTCGCTGCCATCGCAGGAAACGACTATGTCAACTTGAATGACATGGGCTTTTCCATCAGGTGGACAGACAACTCGCAGATGGAACCCAATCGAAAGCCAA GGGTTGTCTTTTTCAACAAGTTGCTGAAATGGCTGGCCAGTTTCCAGGAGAAGCAGGAGGCCTTGGACAATGTGCACGTCCTCATTGGTCATGGGGAAAACAACATGGATGCTGCCCTCCAGGCCCTCTCTCGGGGCATAGAAACATACCAGATTCAACCCGGTTGCCTGGAGCGTTTCTTCAATGATGGCGAGGCTCCTGATCCCGGCCTTCTCCCAGACCATCTGAGGGTCCTTCCAGACTGGACCCTGCTGCCGTTGACGAACGGGACACTTCCCCCCTACATGATATATATTCTGCAGCGGAGGCCAGTGATACAGGGTATCCAAGTGGAAGATCACAGCTTACCCAGTGGGAACAACACCTCTCGGCCCATACGGCAGGTGTTCTACGGGCTGCTGCTGGGTGAAGGGAGGGAAGTGGAGGAGTATGACAGGGAAGGGAAGAACCTGACCAGCTGCAAGGTTAAAGCCATCCTGCCCAGTGCTGCACAACACCTGCAGCTAAACATGTTGAATCAG ACTCCATATTTTAAGCGGCTTGAGGTATTTTTGGAGACCCTTGGTGTGTCCCAGTCCACTTTGAATGGTGTCCCACCTCATCTGGGACTTCCTGTGGCTGTTACCTACTACTGGCTGAGGCACGCCCATCCCCGACCAGACCTTCCTCTCCTGCAGGCCCTGCTACTAGGACTTGTGTTCGGAGAGCTCTGCAGACAGAGGAAGAGCCAGAGAG GGTTTATAGAGGAGGAACCAATgttggagaggatgagagggctGATTCAGAGACCTGCTATGAGTCCAGACCTGGGTGTGGCCCACGTCTTTAGCCAATGGAATCGTTGCATGAGGGATGGCCTTGACCTGAATCAActtctgtgtctccctctacctGAGCCTCAGTGTGCCTG GCTGTACAAGGGAACTCTGGTGCACCAGCTTGTGGACCAACTGAGAGGGGGGGTGACCCCAGATTCTCTCCTGATGGAAGACCCTTCCTCTGTGCAGCTGTACAGAGCCATGCTGGACGCCATGCGTCCATACTCAACTTCCAGGAAGCTGAGACCACTGGACAACCTGACGGCCCCTCTGCAGATTTTGTCGCTGGAGGATGAAGaatttgatgatgatgatgatgatgatgatggagtaGGCTGGACTGAAGTCCCAATGTCCCATCACAAGAGGAAGGAAAGATTCAATAAAGCTCTGTTGAGTTATAGATATAGGCACCGCTAA